The following proteins are encoded in a genomic region of Tenebrio molitor chromosome 7, icTenMoli1.1, whole genome shotgun sequence:
- the LOC138136033 gene encoding fibrillin-2-like isoform X2, whose amino-acid sequence MHRSRPLRLHLRIHGEPLRNGTGPCYTGARGALCVNQLEGVVCTKTLCCATVGKAWGHPCEHCPSRLDCEIGFLKNQKTGECVDINECEAIPHLCTGGHCVNSIGSFTCECPEGQSRNPDTNKCDDKNECEDEDVCLDGRCVNTDGSYFCLCNPGFIQSQDKKFCIDGRQGLCYTRRSHQGYCQNSLPMRLSKKDCCCGVNMGEGWGGECSRCPKFGEDEHRQLCAGPTHPGGKGGEPVSPIKKMGEDGEPGNGKKQGIELIPINECVLRPHICGEGQCIDTYEGYECICKAGYRKGHKQVCEDIDECREGKCQNGRCTNTPGSFTCVCPPGFDVSPDGTICTDHDECAEIGMCTNGICINMDGSFKCQCKSGFKLSPTGFACIDIDECYENPRICLNGRCNNIPGSYTCTCLPGFVESTDKTFCSDLDECINTGMCDHGRCVNMEGSFHCVCDSGYRLGPDGKHCIDIDECITSPCQFGTCYNTPGSFRCECHPGFSLGPDGRTCLDTRRDLCYQEYRDGLCFNPSTTAVTRSSCCCCTIITGKPMGWGTSCQPCPMPGTTDFDLLCPHGIGSTFDGNDINECAQNPNICQNGACENMIGTYRCICNPGFEVDETGKICSDINECEVEQLVCSGGQCRNTPGSFQCICPTGTQLNPHTFVCEDVDECRELGPEACFNGECVNTFGSYKCECDPGSILDNTGRICIDNRKGSCWTKLNHGRCENNLPQLSRRSECCCSIGVAWGSPCIRCNRNECDCPKGYAKIDGKTCTDINECDLHPDICRGGTCVNTDGSFTCTCPPGLTLDETRTFCLDIRQEQCYVRYKHGKCTNPIDGLFHKNLCCCSAIGRGWGEKCEPCPRPGTQPYLELCPKGPGFIDRKDINECTEFPGMCQNGRCKNTIGGYSCRCNKGYDYDDNRIKCVDIDECSITTSNVCGNGVCKNIPGDFMCECNEGFRTMAPMQICMDINECDEIPGLCRGGHCLNTDGSYKCECPPGHELASDKQSCKDIDECSRTSGICSNGVCENMMGTYQCVCNEGYQQTGLKSHCEDIDECDEEPCDDICINTPGSYSCSCGSGYSLLLDGKTCADIDECKENPRICNGGKCTNTIGSYICHCTEGLLPGPGGTSCLDIDECKQNPNICGSGECVNTLGSFQCRCEDGYSVKPDGGPSCSDDDECFLGSFNCHINADCINNPGSYQCRCQDGFTGNGISCRDINECLTNNGGCDQNAQCINTDGSFKCECDAGFKGDGYNCVDIDECLNDPNLCENGQCLNYPGSFRCECEMGFMHPDERNDQACVDINECNMFNNLCVFGKCENTFGMFRCDCHDGYKLDGSGGNCTDIDECESPQSCLYGKCTNLDGSFRCICPPNYELVAEGNACIDRRTSRCYIQLDQQGRCDAHTADYVTKAACCCSVGKAWGPQCELCPSLDSVEYQELCPGGMGYKPNDLTVVLEDINECEEHENICKNGHCTNTFGSFMCSCNEGFRLDEAGFMCVDIDECAENPGICQVGQCINEPGKYHCQCPEGYMPLPGRRECVDMRKDLCFLNYSRWRCSTPMTQNQTRKVCCCSMGQAWGQPCEPCPLPGTNEHFALCGGRPGQIVNPMTNETIEINECDLMPSMCKHGECMNTPGSFECQCNRGYIYDVNSHQCIDDNECLRNPCEGNAQCINLPGSFECKCPEGYKHGSTFMDCVDINECIEKPNICQNGDCKNLQGSVQCICHTGYLLTPSRDACVDINECLRHPNICNNGTCVNMVGQYKCHCNPGFKLSNNNDCVDVDECHMMPFLCRNGRCKNTVGSFVCECATGYTLSSDGHNCRDVDECHEVPGTCLPPGRCTNVMGSFVCSCPNGYELSTVTNLCEDIDECVVNPGICENGVCTNTDGGAFCSCPDGYILDHSTMKCVDVRQDQCYDMYNRAQCSEPRGMQITEKECCCSKGAAWGRNCERCPAEGSPQFSKLCPEGPGRMDTGSDLNECELMPHVCDGGECVNTDGSFRCECPMGYVLDSTGKKCIDDNECVSTPNVCGNGTCTNVIGGFECTCGDGFAPGPLQVCEDVNECHEMGNQCAFRCHNVPGSFRCICPYGYALAPDGRHCQDVDECITPANNCKFQCKNLIGSFMCICPEGYTQVGLTDDCRDVDECAANPDLCQNGNCVNLQGSFRCDCYEGYEPTHDRRRCIDRRQGICFRKLIHGRCTTHNREMKHVTKADCCCSMGEAWGPQCELCPSKYTPQYQELCLDSGFTVDGQDVNECETIPDLCRHGQCINTMGSYRCICNKGFKTGPSGLFCLDVNECERTPAPCQHICRNTEGSFICSCPPGYLLNADGLTCRDFDECATGQHVCQHTCINTQGSYSCSCPKGYIQVGDDCQDINECKEDTTICPKPGRCVNTLGSFKCICPRRFKLDSTGTYCIDADECLDDTKCPEGCQNLIGGYRCGCPEGYVLHYYYNQCVDDNECSNNPCGSTGNCFNTPGSYRCGCPDGYQFDNKLSICIQVSAGCSSAPCAFGCTSVGASGFACGCPQGYQRIGQGHCLSTITPATVGYGHDIGDVPTYPINEGYGSASNDKLITTEGCFSCKINGRHRRHYKLNLEQKSVGNHTLRQIFKRSKRFRRHHHGEDLELKISLGQTKHRMRIIKIQPSVKREMEYMIVRGNESGKFELMKKHGVWALHFKRRLRHPGAFDLLIHGRPSKSQQENNYDKPLTLRVRLVVTE is encoded by the exons ATGCATCGGTCCAGACCGCTGCGCTTGCATCTACGGATTCACGGGGAACCACTGCGAAACGG GACTGGTCCGTGCTACACCGGCGCACGTGGAGCTTTGTGCGTAAACCAGCTAGAGGGAGTTGTCTGCACGAAGACTTTGTGTTGCGCTACCGTCGGCAAAGCGTGGGGACACCCTTGCGAGCACTGTCCCTCCCGTCTGGACTGCGAGATTGGATTCTTGAAGAATCAGAAAACTGGAGAGTGTGTTG ATATCAACGAGTGCGAAGCCATCCCGCACTTGTGCACCGGTGGACACTGCGTCAACTCGATTGGTTCGTTCACTTGCGAGTGTCCGGAAGGTCAGTCGCGCAACCCCGACACCAACAAGTGCGACGACAAGAACGAGTGCGAAGACGAGGACGTGTGTCTGGATGGGAGGTGCGTCAACACCGACGGTTCCTACTTTTGCCTGTGCAATCCAGGATTCATCCAGAGTCAGGACAAGAAGTTTTGCATAG ACGGGAGACAGGGACTGTGCTACACTCGGCGCTCCCACCAAGGCTACTGTCAAAACAGCCTCCCGATGCGCCTCTCCAAGAAAGACTGTTGCTGCGGAGTCAACATGGGGGAAGGTTGGGGGGGCGAGTGTTCCAGATGTCCAAAATTCGGAGAAG ACGAGCATCGCCAACTGTGCGCCGGTCCTACGCATCCTGGAGGCAAAGGCGGGGAACCTGTTTCCCCCATCAAAAAAATGGGTGAAGATGGAGAGCCCGGTAACGGTAAAAAACAAGGAATCGAGCTCATACCGATCAACGAGTGCGTCCTGCGCCCTCACATCTGCGGCGAAGGACAATGCATCGACACCTACGAAGGATACGAGTGCATCTGCAAGGCGGGATATCGAAAAGGACATAAACAAGTGTGTGAAG ATATCGACGAGTGTAGAGAAGGGAAGTGCCAAAATGGAAGGTGTACCAACACTCCTGGCAGTTTCACGTGCGTGTGCCCCCCAGGATTCGACGTCTCGCCAGATGGGACCATCTGCACGGACCACGACGAATGCGCGGAGATCGGAATGTGCACCAACGGCATCTGCATCAACATGGACGGGAGTTTCAAGTGTCAGTGCAAGAGCGGGTTCAAACTGTCACCGACCGGATTCGCCTGCATCG ACATCGACGAGTGCTACGAGAACCCCAGGATCTGTCTGAACGGCCGCTGCAACAACATCCCGGGTTCTTACACTTGCACCTGCCTGCCCGGATTCGTCGAATCCACCGACAAAACCTTCTGCAGCGACCTCGACGAGTGCATCAACACCGGAATGTGCGACCACGGCCGCTGCGTCAACATGGAAGGCTCATTCCACTGCGTCTGCGACTCCGGATACCGTCTAGGTCCGGACGGCAAGCACTGCATCGACATTGACGAGTGCATCACGAGTCCTTGCCAATTTGGCACTTGCTACAACACTCCCGGAAGCTTCCGGTGCGAGTGCCATCCAGGCTTCAGTCTGGGACCAGACGGACGCACCTGTCTGGACACGCGCAGGGACCTCTGCTACCAAGAGTACAGAGATGGTCTCTGTTTCAACCCTTCGACAACCGCGGTGACACGATCGAGTTGTTGCTGCTGCACCATCATCACAGGCAAACCCATGGGGTGGGGTACGAGTTGCCAGCCGTGTCCCATGCCGGGAACCACCGATTTTGATCTCTTGTGCCCGCACGGAATCGGATCCACTTTCGACGGAAATGACATCAACGAGTGCGCCCAAAATCCGAAtatctgtcaaaatggcgcctgCGAAAATATGATTGGCACCTACAGGTGCATCTGCAATCCTGGATTTGAGGTCGACGAAACTGGAAAGATCTGTTCGGACATCAACGAGTGTGAAGTTGAACAGCTG GTATGCAGCGGCGGTCAGTGTCGCAACACTCCCGGAAGCTTCCAGTGCATTTGTCCCACCGGAACCCAACTAAACCCTCACACTTTCGTGTGCGAGGACGTCGATGAGTGCAGAGAGTTGGGCCCCGAGGCTTGCTTCAACGGCGAGTGCGTCAACACTTTCGGCTCTTACAAATGCGAGTGCGACCCTGGATCGATTCTGGACAACACCGGAAGAATCTGCATAG ACAATCGCAAAGGTTCGTGTTGGACCAAACTCAACCACGGACGCTGCGAGAACAACTTGCCGCAGCTGAGCAGACGCTCCGAGTGTTGTTGTTCTATAGGAGTCGCGTGGGGTTCCCCTTGCATACGATGCAACCGCAACGAGTGCGACTGTCCCAAAGGCTACGCCAAAATCGACGGCAAGACCTGCACGGACATCAACGAGTGCGACTTGCACCCAGACATTTGCAGAGGAGGCACTTGCGTCAACACTGACGGGAGCTTCACCTGCACTTGTCCCCCGGGACTCACCCTTGATGAAACAA GAACGTTCTGTTTGGACATAAGACAAGAACAATGCTACGTGCGCTACAAACATGGCAAGTGTACCAATCCCATCGACGGCCTCTTCCACAAGAATCTTTGTTGTTGTTCTGCTATTGGTCGGGGGTGGGGAGAAAAATGCGAACCTTGTCCCCGACCAGGAACCCAACCTTACTTGGAGTTGTGCCCCAAAGGTCCAGGTTTCATCGATAGGAAGGACATCAACGAGTGCACCGAATTTCCTGGGATGTGTCAAAACGGACGCTGCAAGAACACCATAGGGGGGTATAGTTGCAGGTGCAACAAAGGTTATGACTATGACGACAACAGAATCAAATGTGTAG ACATCGACGAGTGTAGCATCACCACGAGTAACGTTTGCGGGAATGGAGTCTGCAAGAACATCCCGGGAGATTTTATGTGCGAGTGCAACGAAGGGTTCCGAACCATGGCACCGATGCAGATTTGCATGG ACATAAACGAATGCGACGAAATACCCGGACTGTGCAGAGGAGGTCACTGCCTCAACACGGACGGATCGTACAAGTGCGAGTGCCCCCCAGGACACGAACTCGCCTCCGACAAACAATCCTGCAAGGACATCGACGAATGCTCCAGGACCAGCGGCATCTGTTCGAACGGCGTCTGCGAGAACATGATGGGGACCTACCAGTGCGTGTGCAACGAAGGGTACCAACAGACAGGACTGAAGTCGCATTGTGAAG ACATAGACGAATGCGACGAAGAGCCTTGCGACGACATCTGCATCAACACCCCCGGCAGCTACTCCTGTTCCTGCGG ATCAGGCTACTCGCTCTTGTTGGACGGCAAAACTTGCGCGGACATCGACGAGTGCAAAGAGAACCCCAGGATTTGCAACGGCGGCAAGTGCACCAACACCATCGGGAGCTACATCTGTCACTGCACCGAAGGATTACTTCCCGGACCCGGTGGAACATCTTGCTTGG ACATCGACGAGTGCAAGCAAAATCCAAACATCTGCGGCAGCGGCGAATGCGTCAACACTCTGGGGTCGTTCCAGTGCAGGTGCGAAGACGGCTACTCAGTCAAGCCCGACGGGGGCCCTTCTTGCAGCGACGACGACGAGTGCTTCTTGGGATCGTTCAACTGCCATATCAACGCGGATTGCATAAATAATCCT GGCTCTTACCAATGCAGATGCCAAGACGGATTCACCGGAAACGGCATCAGTTGCAGAGACATCAACGAATGTTTGACGAACAACGGCGGGTGCGACCAGAACGCCCAATGCATCAACACCGACGGTTCGTTCAAGTGCGAGTGTGACGCCGGGTTCAAAGGGGACGGGTACAACTGCGTGGACATCGACGAGTGTCTCAACGATCCCAATCTCTGCGAGAACGGTCAATGTCTGAATTATCCGGGTTCATTCAGGTGCGAATGCGAGATGGGGTTTATGCACCCGGACGAGAGGAACGACCAAGCGTGTGTCG ATATAAACGAATGCAACATGTTTAACAATTTGTGCGTCTTCGGTAAATGCGAAAACACTTTTGGAATGTTCCGGTGCGACTGTCACGACGGGTACAAACTAGACGGTTCCGGGGGCAACTGTACGGACATCGACGAGTGCGAAAGCCCCCAGTCTTGTCTCTACGGCAAATGTACGAATCTCGACGGAAGCTTTCGGTGTATTTGCCCCCCAAACTACGAACTAGTCGCCGAAGGAAACGCTTGCATAG ATCGGAGGACGTCTAGGTGCTACATCCAGCTGGACCAACAAGGCAGGTGCGACGCCCACACTGCCGATTACGTGACCAAAGCGGCGTGTTGCTGCTCCGTGGGGAAAGCCTGGGGGCCTCAGTGTGAACTGTGTCCCTCTCTCGACAGCGTCGAGTACCAAGAGCTCTGTCCCGGAGGGATGGGGTACAAACcgaatgatctcacg GTCGTGTTGGAGGACATCAACGAGTGCGAGGAACACGAGAACATTTGCAAGAATGGACACTGCACCAACACTTTCGGCAGCTTTATGTGTTCTTGTAACGAAGGGTTCCGCCTGGACGAGGCAGGTTTCATGTGTGTGGACATCGACGAGTGTGCGGAGAATCCGGGGATTTGTCAAGTGGGACAGTGTATCAACGAACCAGGAAAATACCACTGTCAGTGTCCTGAAGGGTACATGCCCTTGCCTGGAAGGA GAGAGTGTGTGGACATGCGGAAGGACTTGTGCTTTCTGAATTACAGCAGGTGGAGGTGTTCGACTCCCATGACTCAGAACCAGACCCGCAAAGTGTGCTGTTGTTCGATGGGACAAGCGTGGGGCCAGCCTTGCGAACCTTGTCCCCTGCCAGGCACTA ATGAACATTTTGCGTTGTGCGGAGGTCGACCCGGTCAGATCGTCAACCCGATGACGAACGAAACCATCGAGATCAACGAGTGCGACTTGATGCCTTCGATGTGCAAACACGGCGAATGCATGAACACGCCTGGAAGTTTCGAGTGTCAATGCAACCGGGGCTACATCTACGACGTCAACTCGCACCAGTGCATCGACGACAACGAGTGCTTGAGAAACCCGTGCGAGGGCAACGCCCAATGCATCAACCTCCCCGGCAGCTTCGAGTGCAAATGTCCCGAAGGGTACAAGCACGGCTCCACCTTCATGGACTGCGTGGACATCAACGAGTGCATCGAGAAGCCGAAcatctgtcaaaatggcgacTGCAAGAACTTGCAAGGGAGCGTCCAGTGCATCTGTCACACGGGGTACTTGCTGACACCTTCGAGGGACGCCTGCGTCGACATTAATGAGTGTCTCAGACACCCCAACATATGCAACAACGGCACTTGCGTCAACATGGTGGGACAGTACAAGTGTCACTGCAATCCGGGCTTCAAGCTGAGCAACAATAATGACTGCGTGGACGTCGACGAGTGTCACATGATGCCGTTCTTGTGCCGCAACGGCAGATGCAAGAACACTGTCGGGTCCTTCGTTTGCGAGTGCGCCACGGGGTACACGCTGTCGTCGGATGGTCACAACTGCAGAGACGTCGACGAGTGTCACGAAGTCCCCGGAACTTGTCTTCCTCCCGGGCGGTGCACCAACGTGATGGGTTCGTTCGTTTGCAGCTGTCCCAATGGTTACGAATTGAGCACGGTGACGAACCTGTGCGAAGACATCGACGAATGCGTCGTCAATCCGGGAATCTGCGAGAACGGCGTCTGCACCAACACCGACGGTGGAGCTTTCTGTTCGTGTCCCGACGGCTACATCCTCGACCACAGCACCATGAAGTGCGTCGACGTCAGACAGGACCAGTGCTACGACATGTACAACAGGGCCCAATGCTCGGAACCTCGAGGCATGCAGATCACCGAGAAGGAGTGCTGCTGTTCCAAGGGGGCCGCCTGGGGGAGGAACTGTGAGAGGTGTCCGGCGGAAGGCTCCC CCCAATTTTCCAAGCTTTGTCCTGAGGGACCCGGCCGGATGGACACCGGAAGTGACCTGAACGAGTGCGAGCTGATGCCGCACGTGTGCGACGGCGGCGAGTGCGTCAACACCGACGGCTCCTTCAGGTGCGAGTGTCCCATGGGCTACGTTCTCGACTCGACTGGTAAAAAATGCATCGACGACAACGAGTGCGTCAGCACTCCCAACGTCTGCGGAAATGGCACTTGCACCAACGTCATCGGCGGCTTCGAGTGCACCTGCGGGGACGGCTTCGCGCCGGGACCTCTCCAAGTCTGCGAAGATGTCAACGAGTGTCACGAGATGGGCAATCAGTGCGCGTTCAGATGTCACAACGTGCCCGGATCGTTCCGCTGTATATGTCCCTACGGGTACGCTCTGGCCCCCGACGGGAGACACTGCCAAG ACGTGGACGAGTGCATCACCCCAGCCAACAATTGCAAGTTCCAGTGCAAGAATTTGATTGGTTCGTTCATGTGCATCTGTCCCGAGGGCTACACCCAAGTCGGGCTGACAGACGACTGCAGAGACGTCGACGAGTGCGCTGCCAACCCGGACTTGTGCCAAAACGGAAACTGCGTCAATTTGCAAGGTTCTTTCAGGTGTGATTGTTACGAGGGTTACGAACCCACGCACGACAGGAGGAGGTGCATCG ACAGGAGACAAGGAATCTGCTTCAGGAAGTTGATACACGGCAGGTGCACCACTCACAACCGTGAAATGAAGCACGTCACCAAAGCGGATTGTTGTTGCTCGATGGGCGAGGCGTGGGGGCCTCAGTGCGAGCTGTGCCCCTCCAAGTACACGCCTCAGTACCAAGAACTGTGCCTGGACAGTGGATTCACGGTCGACGGTCAAG ACGTGAACGAGTGCGAGACCATCCCGGACTTGTGCAGACACGGCCAGTGCATCAACACCATGGGCTCGTACAGGTGCATTTGCAACAAAGGATTCAAGACAGGTCCTTCCGGACTGTTCTGTCTCGATGTGAACGAATGCGAACGTACTCCGGCGCCTTGTCAGCACATCTGTCGCAACACTGAAGGCAGCTTCATTTGTTCTTGTCCTCCGGGGTATCTCCTCAACGCCGACGGTCTAACATGTCGAGATTTTGACGAATGCGCGACCGGACAGCACGTTTGTCAACACACTTGCATCAACACTCAAGGAAGCTACTCGTGTTCTTGCCCGAAAGGGTACATCCAAGTCGGCGACGACTGTCAAG ATATCAACGAGTGCAAGGAAGACACGACGATCTGTCCCAAACCTGGACGGTGCGTCAACACTTTGGGGAGCTTCAAGTGCATCTGTCCGCGCAGGTTCAAGCTAGATTCGACTGGTACTTACTGTATTGACGCCGACGAGTGTCTGGATGACACCAAATGTCCAGAAG GGTGTCAAAATCTGATCGGGGGGTACCGATGCGGCTGTCCCGAAGGCTACGTCTTGCATTACTATTACAATCAGTGCGTCGACGATAACGAGTGTTCGAACAATCCATGCGGAAGCACCGGCAATTGTTTCAACACCCCTGGCAGTTACAGATGTGGATGTCCCGACGGGTACCAGTTTGATAACAAATTAAGCATCTGCATTCAG GTGAGCGCCGGTTGCAGTAGCGCCCCCTGCGCCTTCGGGTGCACGTCAGTCGGAGCTTCCGGATTCGCGTGCGGGTGCCCTCAAGGGTACCAACGCATAGGCCAAGGGCACTGTCTCTCGACCATAACCCCCGCGACCGTGGGCTACGGACATGACATCGGGGACGTGCCGACTTACCCCATAAACGAGGGGTACGGGTCGGCGTCCAACGACAAGTTGATCACAACAGAGGGATGTTTCTCTTGCAAG ATCAACGGCAGACACAGGAGACACTACAAGCTTAATCTGGAACAAAAGTCTGTCGGGAATCACACTTTGAGGCAGATATTTAAGAGGTCGAAGAGATTCAGACGACACCATCACGGGGAAGATTTAGAGTTGAAGATCAGTCTGGGACAGACCAAGCACAGGATGCGAATAATCAAGATCCAGCCGTCCGTGAAGCGAGAGATGGAGTACATGATAGTGAGAGGTAACGAGAGTGGTAAGTTCGAGTTGATGAAGAAGCACGGAGTGTGGGCGCTGCATTTCAAGAGGAGATTAAGGCATCCCGGAGCGTTCGACTTGTTGATACACGGAAGACCGAGCAAGAGTCAGCAAGAAAACAACTACGACAAGCCGTTAACACTGCGAGTGCGTTTAGTTGTCACGGaatga